The DNA segment TTGATTCATCGGGATCATCGCTCCGGTTCTGGCGGGCCAGTTGATGCCGAGCCGTACAGTCACGAAACAGCAGCACCCGGCCGCGGCCGTAACGCACACAGCGTACCTCGAAGATGCCGTGGCGCGCTGCCTCGAGCCTGATCTCACTGCGCTCTTCGGTAAGTACCTGCCGGGGAAAGGGCGGATAAGCCCAGGCGGTATCTATCGTACGCCCGCAAACACCGGCGTCCTGACGCAGCAGCTGCAGTGCAGCCCGATTATATACCCGGATCCGCTCCCGGGAGTCCAGTACCATCAGACCATCGGGCAACAGATCAAGCTGCCGCTGGCTGAACAGACGCCACCGGAACCATAGCAGCACAGCCGCACCGCCAACCACGACCCCGGACAGGCCGCCTGCAAGTATCCACAGCGATACAACTGGTTCGCTCATGCCCTAATTCTTATACATTTTGGGCTTACCTGCCAGTTTCCATCGGATTTCTCGTCATTTTCGGCTTGCGAATACGACAAATTTTATGTACAATTCTATAAAATGTTATCCAATGCGATAATAAATCTTTTTATATGGAGAGGGATATGAAGCGATTTGCACTTATTCTTTTCGTTGCTCTGGCAGCAGCAGCACTGATCGGTTGTGGCGGCGATGATCCGGTTCGCACCGGGTTTACTCCGGGACAGACCGTAGAAGCCTATAACTACGTACATGGCGGCTACATCGGGCAGGCCGTAGTAACCGTAACCGAAGACGGTGTTCTGGACGCCACCCTGGACGAGGCATTTATGCCGCACACCCTGGCCATTGTCGACATGGATGCCGATGAGTGGACCGAGGACAACACCGTATACTACCTCCAGCGCGGCAACCAGGTTCGCGTAGCCAAGCATATTGCCTACGACGGTACAAACTATGTCGGTACCACAGTCGGCGGCGCGCTGATCTATGTAGAGGCCGATGACGAGGGCAATCCTGCCGGCAACGTCGATCTGGAGCTGCAGCTGATCCGCAACGAAGCCAGCATGGCTGCCTGGTTCGAGAACATTGCCGACGGCAAGTTCGTGCTCTTTACCGAGTTTGGCGGCGAACCGCAGCCGGTTACCACCACCTCGTACGGCTCGCTGTTCAAGCGCGATTCGACCTACTGGAACTTCGGCATTGGCTGGATGGGCAACATCGAGGCCCTGGAAGAGGCGGTAGCCAACTACGGCACCGGCTTCAGCCTGGACGAGATGGTACGCCGCGGCGACGACCGCTGGGCCCTGGCCGACGCGGTTACCGGCGCAACCCTGAGCGACTTCCCGGACTACTTCGGTCTGGTTCAGATGGCTGTTGGCCGCCTGAGCATGGAGTAATCCCGACCACCATCGATGCTTAGATGCTTCGATTCTTCGCCCGGCATTCCGCCGGGCGTTTTTTTTTGCGCTGTGTGCGATACACTTACCGGTAGAACCCAATAGCAAGGAGGGCAGTATGCGTCATACCGCAGGCCTGGCTATCATTTTTCTGTTTCTTGCGACGGCGATAATGGGCGAGAGCCAGTCCCGTCCGTTCCAGCTGAGTGTCGCATCCGGCATCACCCTGGATGCCGGGGATGCGTACATTACTCCCGGTATCCGTGCAGCCTGGCGCCCCGGCTGGCTAGGGCTGGGAGCTGGTATAAATGTATACCTTGGCACCACTGGCAGAGGGGTGTTCACGGCGCCCTACCTGCACACCGCCCTTGGCTGGGTGTATGCCGATGCAGGGATAGTCTTCGAGACGGTCGGGCCAATCGAGCGCGACGGCTACGTTGTGGCATCCGCTGGAGACAGTGACCTTGGTTTCTCTCCGTACCTTGCCGCCGGAATACGACCAGGGCTGTTCGGTCTTGCCGATGGGCGACTACGCGCCGACATCGGGCTGCAGGCATTCCTGTCAACGATCTACCTGAAGCAACAGGACGACATAGCCAGCTCATTTGCCGCGGTGCTGGCTTCCCCATTGGTTCTGGTTTTACATATTCCCAAGCTGCACCTTGGTGTCTCGTGGGAGCTGCCATGATCTCCCGGGATTCTCCCGGAGATCAGCTGCCGGGAAGGGCCACTGTCGGCTGAACCTCGATAATAAACCGGATCAGCTCATCAAGGCTGTGGCCGGCGCGCTCGGCGGCATCGGTTATCTCGGCCCGATTCACCTGGGCGGCAAATGATTTATCCTTGAGCTTTTTTTTCACCGACTTTACCTGCATGCCCGCATAGCCCTCGGGCCTGACCAGTGAAACCGCGTGGACAAACCCCGACAGCTCGTCCAGTGCGTAGATCAGATGGTCCAGCTCGTTCACCGGCTCAACCCCGAAATGCAGCGGGCCATGACTGGCAATGGCATGCAGCAGCTCGGGATCCCAGCCGGCAGATT comes from the Spirochaeta africana DSM 8902 genome and includes:
- a CDS encoding hydrolase, yielding MSRKLNRQSFGSPGNAGNLPGRSEVDQLLLDWVPNERLRLHMYQLGGLLRAWAERQNLDEHEVWLWEAAGLLHDADWEQWPDDHCARIIDWGESAGWDPELLHAIASHGPLHFGVEPVNELDHLIYALDELSGFVHAVSLVRPEGYAGMQVKSVKKKLKDKSFAAQVNRAEITDAAERAGHSLDELIRFIIEVQPTVALPGS